GAGGACGCCTTCGGGCGTCTCGTGGAGACCGTGCGCCGTACGGCGGGCGAGGACCGGGACGCGGCGCGGCTGCGACTCCTGGAGCTCTTCGAGGTGATCGGCTCCGACGACCCGCGCGTGACGGCTGCCCGGCAGGCCCTCGCCCGGGTGCTTTTCTAGGCGCTCCCCGACCCGCCGGATCGTCCGGCGATTTGGCGACACAGCGACATACAGCGGCCGCGCTTTACCAAAACTTGGTAATCGCGGCCGCTGTTACTTGCAGTAAATCGAACCGAGGATTCTGTCCGCATTCATTCGGCTATCTGCCGATATTGCGCAGCACTCGACCGCACCCTGCGTACCCGTTCGGCACCGCCCCGCCACGGCCCGGTTATCCACCCGTTACTAGCGAGTAACGAACCCTCTTGTGCGGGGGCCCGGAATGGACCACGATCGGCGACGCTCGGTCCGAACCGCACACCCCGGCAACCAACCGGGAATGCGGAGAGGGTCCCCACCGGGTGGGTCGGTGCCTCTGGCGCCGGCCGTGGACAGGGGGGTTCCCGCTCTCACCGAACGGGGCCTGTCCAATCAGGGCATGCGCAAAGGCGTGGCCCGTGGTTGTCGCTCGGGGGTGATCGCCGGTGATTCGGATGCGCATCGCGCCGCCTGATGCCTCGGCGCTCTCCTTTCCGAGGACGTAGCTCTTCTCCCATCCCAGGACGGGCCCCCGGCCCCTCCGGAGATGTACGTCCGAGAAGGAGGAATTCTCATGAAGTCCCAGGTTCGTGGCGGCACCAGATGGAAGCGGTTCGCCGTCGTCATGGTGCCGAGTGTGGCCGCGACGGCCGCGATCGGTGTCGGACTGGCCCAGGGTGCGCTGGCGGCGTCGTTTGCCATCTCCGGCCAGGAGTTCAAGGTCTCCACCAACCAGCTCGTCGGCACGCAGTTCGTGCAGTACGGCAGTGTGGCCAAGGGTGTGGGGCTCGACGGCAAGCCGTTCGGCGCTCCGGTCGCGGTCTCTGGCTTCGATGAGGCCTGGATCACGAACATGTGCCAGTCGGTCGTGACGCCGAACATCCCGGTGCTCGGTGACATCACCCTCCGCCTGGAAGCCGGCACGGATGCCCTGAAGACGGGCAAGACCGAGGACAAGGTCTACGCGAAGGACATCTACCTCGATGTCTCCGAGCTCAAGGCCGACGCCGAGTTCAAGAGCATCGACATCGGCATCGCAGCCGGGGCGCTCGGCCAGGGCAAGCCCGACGGCTGGCAGGGCATCCAGCCCAACACTGAGGCCAAGACCGCCGGCTTCGCGCAGCGCGCCGACGAGGCCGTGCTGAGCAACGTCAGGCAGAAGGCGTGGGCCACCACGGCCGCCACCTTCAAGCTCCCCGACCTGAGCCTGTCCCTGCACCGGGGCACCGCGG
Above is a genomic segment from Streptomyces sp. NBC_00094 containing:
- a CDS encoding DUF6230 family protein, giving the protein MKSQVRGGTRWKRFAVVMVPSVAATAAIGVGLAQGALAASFAISGQEFKVSTNQLVGTQFVQYGSVAKGVGLDGKPFGAPVAVSGFDEAWITNMCQSVVTPNIPVLGDITLRLEAGTDALKTGKTEDKVYAKDIYLDVSELKADAEFKSIDIGIAAGALGQGKPDGWQGIQPNTEAKTAGFAQRADEAVLSNVRQKAWATTAATFKLPDLSLSLHRGTAAECFKD